Proteins encoded in a region of the Halioglobus maricola genome:
- the recN gene encoding DNA repair protein RecN — protein MLSHISISNYTIVSELEMEFAPGMTVITGETGAGKSITLDALGLCLGDRADPKAVRHGAPRAEIAATFDISHIPAATAWLNSRDLAGGDECLLRRVITAEGRSRAYINGSSSTLQDCAELGALLLDIHSQHAHQSLLRKPVQRALLDAYAGHQKLAGEVEQSASDWLRAQRELELLTGSADEHASRAQLLAYQVEELDQLDLGENELQALEQEQKLLANAEQILSSAHSALDLCDEQENGTRQALQLISDDAHASDAAGSARELLDSAAIQIAEARSEIQRHLDAVEIDPERLDAVQRRLEAIYDVARKHRVMPEQVAEVHQRLREELDSLAGSEERINELQAEMVQLEDTYAKQARKLSSGRAKAGKKLVKAAQEILATLAMAQCTLEVSLKPRETEAPHPHGVEDIELLLSTNPGAAPQSLGKIASGGELSRISLAIQVVTASAGTVPSMVFDEVDVGIGGAVAEVVGKLLRDLASTAQVLCVTHLPQVAAQGHQHLQVSKRSSKESVETSLSELAAEEKVEEIARMLGGVKITEQTLAHAREMLESA, from the coding sequence ATGCTCAGCCATATCAGCATCAGTAATTACACCATCGTCTCGGAACTGGAGATGGAATTTGCTCCGGGTATGACCGTGATCACCGGCGAAACCGGCGCCGGCAAATCGATCACCCTGGACGCCCTGGGCCTTTGTCTGGGAGACCGGGCCGACCCGAAAGCCGTGCGCCACGGCGCACCGCGAGCCGAAATTGCCGCCACCTTTGATATCAGTCACATCCCCGCGGCCACCGCGTGGCTCAACAGCCGCGACCTGGCTGGCGGCGATGAATGCCTGCTGCGCCGGGTGATCACCGCCGAGGGCCGCAGTCGCGCCTACATCAATGGCTCCTCATCCACGCTACAGGACTGTGCCGAACTGGGTGCCTTACTGCTGGACATCCACAGCCAACACGCCCACCAGTCGCTGTTGCGTAAACCCGTGCAACGAGCACTACTCGATGCCTACGCGGGCCACCAGAAACTTGCCGGCGAAGTGGAACAAAGCGCGTCAGACTGGCTCCGCGCCCAGCGCGAGCTCGAATTACTCACCGGTTCAGCCGATGAGCACGCCTCCCGCGCCCAGTTACTGGCCTACCAGGTGGAAGAGCTGGACCAGCTGGATCTGGGCGAGAACGAGCTACAGGCACTGGAGCAGGAGCAGAAACTGCTAGCCAATGCCGAACAGATTCTCTCCTCCGCCCACTCCGCGCTGGACCTGTGTGACGAGCAGGAAAATGGCACTCGCCAGGCCCTGCAATTGATCAGTGACGATGCTCACGCCAGCGATGCCGCCGGCAGTGCACGGGAGTTACTCGACAGCGCCGCCATCCAGATCGCCGAGGCCCGCAGCGAAATCCAGCGCCATCTCGATGCCGTGGAAATCGACCCGGAGCGCCTCGACGCCGTGCAACGCCGGCTCGAAGCCATTTACGATGTAGCGCGAAAACACCGGGTGATGCCCGAACAGGTGGCAGAAGTGCACCAGCGCCTGCGTGAGGAACTGGACAGCCTCGCCGGGAGCGAGGAGCGCATCAACGAACTTCAGGCGGAGATGGTCCAGCTTGAGGACACCTACGCCAAGCAGGCCAGGAAACTCAGCAGCGGCCGGGCCAAAGCCGGCAAGAAACTGGTGAAGGCCGCGCAGGAAATTCTTGCCACACTGGCCATGGCCCAGTGCACCCTGGAAGTATCGCTAAAGCCTCGCGAGACCGAAGCGCCCCACCCTCACGGCGTGGAGGACATTGAACTCCTGCTCAGCACCAACCCCGGTGCTGCACCGCAGAGCCTGGGCAAGATAGCCTCTGGCGGTGAGCTCTCACGCATCAGTCTTGCAATTCAGGTTGTGACTGCCAGCGCCGGCACCGTGCCCAGCATGGTGTTTGATGAAGTAGATGTGGGTATCGGCGGCGCCGTGGCGGAGGTTGTAGGCAAATTGCTGCGAGACCTCGCCAGCACCGCCCAGGTACTGTGCGTAACCCACCTGCCCCAGGTGGCGGCACAGGGCCACCAACACCTTCAGGTGAGCAAGCGCTCCAGTAAGGAATCCGTGGAAACCAGCCTCAGCGAGCTGGCCGCCGAGGAGAAGGTAGAAGAAATCGCCCGGATGTTAGGCGGAGTGAAGATTACCGAACAGACCCTGGCGCACGCCCGGGAAATGTTGGAGAGCGCCTAG
- the smpB gene encoding SsrA-binding protein SmpB produces MAKKKHKTPENVIAQNKRASFDYQLLETFEAGVSLAGWEVKSLRAGKADLADSYVFMQNGEAFLLNAHITPLLSASTHYVTEPTRNRKLLLNKKELAKILAATTAKGQTCVCTSLYWKGHLVKARIALAVGKTAHDKRDTEKDKDWNRQKQRIIRDNVKQ; encoded by the coding sequence ATGGCTAAAAAGAAACACAAGACACCGGAAAACGTTATCGCCCAGAACAAACGGGCGAGCTTCGACTACCAATTGCTGGAGACCTTCGAGGCGGGCGTCTCGCTGGCCGGCTGGGAAGTCAAAAGCCTGCGTGCAGGCAAAGCCGATCTGGCGGATTCCTATGTATTCATGCAAAACGGTGAAGCCTTCCTGCTGAATGCACATATCACCCCGCTGCTCAGCGCCTCCACTCACTACGTGACGGAGCCCACTCGCAACCGCAAGTTGTTGCTGAACAAGAAGGAGCTGGCCAAGATCCTGGCGGCCACCACTGCCAAGGGCCAGACCTGCGTGTGCACGTCGCTGTACTGGAAGGGCCATCTGGTGAAAGCAAGGATCGCGCTCGCCGTGGGTAAAACGGCGCACGACAAACGCGACACAGAAAAAGACAAAGACTGGAACCGGCAAAAGCAGCGTATTATCCGCGACAACGTTAAGCAGTGA
- a CDS encoding RnfH family protein: MSETIHVEVAYALEGKQMILALDVAEGTTALAAAEQSGITEKFEGIDLENAKLGIFSKVVAPTQVLHEGDRVEIYRPLIADPKEVRKARAARAKEKRAKG; the protein is encoded by the coding sequence ATGAGCGAAACCATTCATGTGGAAGTGGCCTATGCGCTGGAAGGCAAACAGATGATCCTCGCGCTGGATGTGGCCGAAGGCACTACAGCGCTTGCGGCGGCAGAGCAGTCGGGCATCACTGAGAAGTTCGAAGGGATCGATCTGGAGAACGCCAAGCTCGGCATCTTCTCCAAGGTAGTGGCACCCACCCAGGTGCTGCATGAGGGCGACAGGGTAGAGATCTACCGGCCGCTGATTGCCGATCCGAAAGAGGTGCGCAAGGCGCGGGCGGCGCGGGCTAAAGAGAAGCGGGCGAAGGGCTAA
- the fur gene encoding ferric iron uptake transcriptional regulator — MAEENQELRKAGLKVTLPRVKILQILEADRGPHHMSAEDVYRALLDAGEDVGLATVYRVLTQFETAGLVTRHNFETGHSVFELAKGEHHDHMVDVESGDVIEFHDELIEQRQREIAEQHGFELADHSLVLYVRKKS; from the coding sequence ATGGCCGAAGAAAACCAGGAACTGCGTAAAGCAGGCCTGAAGGTGACACTCCCCCGCGTCAAGATCCTGCAGATTCTCGAAGCTGACCGGGGCCCCCATCATATGAGCGCGGAAGACGTTTATCGCGCGCTGCTGGATGCGGGTGAGGATGTGGGCCTTGCCACGGTCTATCGGGTGCTGACCCAGTTTGAGACTGCAGGCCTGGTGACCCGGCACAATTTCGAGACGGGCCATTCCGTATTCGAACTTGCCAAGGGCGAGCACCACGACCACATGGTGGACGTGGAGTCAGGTGATGTTATTGAATTTCACGATGAGCTTATCGAGCAGCGTCAGCGCGAGATTGCCGAGCAACACGGCTTCGAACTGGCTGATCACTCGCTGGTGCTCTACGTCCGCAAGAAGAGCTGA
- a CDS encoding sulfite exporter TauE/SafE family protein, which translates to MEGLIPLILTMLATGAVAGVIAGLLGVGGGIVIVPVLDTALALRGVDPAIRMHIAVGTSLATIIFTSISSSRAHHAKGAVDVSLVQFWGPFIFVGSLMGSVLAAQVQSIVLAGIFGVVALVIAIHMMLPLENFRPWKDVPRRPAAIVLPTMIGGLSSMMGIGGGTFSVAALTMMSQPIHRAVGTAAFFGLLIAIPGTIGFIINGWGDPRLPAMNIGYVNLIGVAAISPMTVMMAPLGAKLAHKLNQRQLSLLFGVFLLIVSVRMLARAFG; encoded by the coding sequence GTGGAAGGCCTCATTCCCTTGATTCTTACCATGCTCGCTACCGGTGCGGTGGCGGGTGTTATCGCCGGGCTGCTCGGTGTGGGTGGTGGCATCGTGATTGTGCCGGTGCTCGATACCGCACTAGCACTGCGCGGGGTCGACCCCGCCATCCGTATGCATATCGCGGTGGGGACGTCGTTGGCGACCATTATCTTCACCTCGATTTCTTCCTCACGCGCCCATCATGCCAAGGGCGCGGTGGATGTCAGCCTGGTCCAGTTTTGGGGGCCGTTCATTTTTGTCGGTTCGCTGATGGGTTCGGTGCTGGCGGCTCAGGTGCAAAGTATCGTGCTCGCCGGTATTTTCGGTGTGGTGGCCCTGGTCATCGCCATTCACATGATGCTGCCGCTGGAAAATTTTCGGCCCTGGAAAGATGTGCCCCGGCGCCCGGCCGCAATTGTCTTGCCGACAATGATCGGCGGGCTTTCCTCGATGATGGGTATCGGTGGTGGCACCTTCAGTGTGGCGGCGCTGACCATGATGAGCCAGCCCATTCACCGGGCGGTGGGAACGGCGGCGTTCTTCGGGCTGTTGATCGCCATTCCGGGCACCATCGGTTTCATCATCAACGGCTGGGGTGACCCGCGCCTGCCGGCGATGAATATTGGCTACGTGAACCTGATTGGCGTGGCGGCTATTTCGCCGATGACGGTGATGATGGCGCCGCTGGGTGCAAAGCTTGCGCACAAGCTTAATCAGCGCCAGTTGAGTTTACTGTTTGGTGTCTTTCTGCTGATTGTGTCGGTGCGCATGCTGGCACGGGCGTTCGGCTAA
- the hrcA gene encoding heat-inducible transcriptional repressor HrcA — protein sequence MTIDVISDRASVLLKTLVERHIRDGQPVGSRTLMEEAGLPVSAATIRNVMSDLEDRGFLISPHTSAGRIPTAMGYRLFVDSLLQVQPLHSEAVSALRHELNPDKSANELVQSASSLLANISAQAGLVTVPRQEAHQLRQVEFLPLSGNRVLVILVVNEREVQNRIIYTERPFTEEQLREAAAMVNQRFAGRPLNIAQEDILREMHDARAQIDAYLRDSLELASKALDQEVNEEEYVMAGESKLIGNATAEEVLKLRELFDAFEQKKDLLHLLDRCSSADGVQVFIGEEAGYEVFGDYSVVTAPYSDGVQTLGVLGVIGPTRMAYERVIPIVDVTAKMLSQALAK from the coding sequence ATGACAATTGATGTGATATCGGACCGCGCCAGCGTTCTGCTCAAAACCCTGGTTGAGCGCCACATTCGCGACGGGCAGCCCGTTGGCTCGCGAACGCTGATGGAGGAGGCCGGCCTGCCGGTGAGTGCCGCCACTATTCGCAATGTGATGTCCGATCTCGAGGATCGCGGCTTTCTGATCTCTCCGCACACCTCCGCGGGTCGCATCCCTACGGCGATGGGCTATCGCCTGTTCGTCGACAGCCTGCTGCAGGTGCAGCCGCTGCACTCTGAAGCCGTTTCGGCACTGCGGCATGAACTCAATCCGGATAAATCCGCCAATGAACTGGTGCAGAGTGCCTCCAGCCTGCTCGCCAATATCTCTGCCCAGGCCGGCCTGGTAACAGTGCCCCGGCAGGAGGCCCATCAGTTGCGCCAGGTGGAGTTTCTGCCCCTCTCGGGCAACCGGGTGCTGGTGATTCTCGTGGTGAATGAGCGCGAGGTGCAGAACCGTATCATCTATACCGAGCGGCCTTTTACTGAAGAACAGTTACGGGAAGCGGCCGCCATGGTCAACCAGCGCTTCGCCGGCCGGCCGCTAAACATTGCCCAGGAGGATATCCTGCGCGAAATGCACGATGCCCGCGCCCAGATTGACGCCTATTTACGCGATTCTCTGGAACTGGCCAGTAAGGCGCTGGACCAGGAAGTGAACGAGGAAGAATACGTCATGGCCGGCGAGAGCAAGCTCATCGGCAATGCGACCGCCGAGGAAGTGCTCAAGCTGCGCGAGCTGTTTGATGCATTCGAGCAGAAGAAAGACCTGCTGCACCTGCTTGACCGCTGTTCCAGCGCCGACGGGGTACAGGTATTCATTGGGGAAGAGGCCGGCTACGAGGTCTTTGGTGACTACTCTGTAGTGACCGCACCCTACAGTGATGGGGTGCAAACCCTGGGTGTGCTGGGGGTGATTGGCCCCACGCGCATGGCCTATGAACGTGTTATTCCGATAGTCGATGTCACCGCCAAGATGTTGAGCCAGGCGCTCGCTAAATAG
- a CDS encoding sodium-dependent transporter, with protein sequence MVAAVWGTSPGWHSRTTFVLALAAATIGMGSLWRFSWLMGTNGGGAFMLTYVASLLLLSVPIMVAEIVIGSHGRAGPPLALRRVADRNLISRRWMALGVLASVSGLLLAACLVVVAGWALAYIPLMLGNTFSDASAPMVADAFTALLADPSRQLLWQTLFVAVLLIVSAQGVRRGLGIFVWLAVPLLITLLAVLVRFNLDNGNLVLAREFLFSVKAVDFTREAVLAAVSHALLTFGLGLGVGMAYGAYTPRRIPVLRSILAVAIFNIAIALLAGLAVYPLILANNLVPNGGPGLLFISAPYAFGNIPHGEGFGVAFFLLTVITALAAGLALLEPAIGTLRQALRGQRWAAVLVCAGVVWLLAAAITSSLAGEGWFGNHNLLLVFDELATEILIPLVCLLTVLLVGWRLHPAVLREQLSRESDAMFSLWRGLLRYIAPLAIVALVLARLL encoded by the coding sequence GTGGTAGCAGCAGTGTGGGGTACCTCGCCCGGCTGGCACTCACGCACGACCTTCGTGCTGGCGCTGGCGGCGGCCACCATCGGGATGGGTAGCCTTTGGCGCTTTTCCTGGCTGATGGGCACCAACGGTGGCGGCGCGTTCATGCTGACTTACGTCGCCTCCCTGTTGTTATTGAGTGTGCCGATCATGGTCGCGGAGATCGTGATCGGTAGCCACGGCAGAGCGGGGCCGCCGCTGGCACTTCGGCGGGTGGCTGACCGCAACCTTATTTCCCGCCGCTGGATGGCACTGGGCGTATTGGCCTCGGTGAGCGGGCTGCTGCTGGCAGCTTGCCTGGTAGTGGTGGCTGGCTGGGCGCTGGCCTATATCCCGCTGATGCTTGGTAATACTTTCTCCGACGCCAGCGCACCGATGGTGGCAGATGCGTTCACAGCGCTGCTGGCCGACCCCTCGCGTCAGTTGCTGTGGCAGACCCTGTTTGTAGCGGTGCTGTTGATTGTCAGTGCCCAGGGGGTGCGGCGCGGTCTGGGCATATTTGTGTGGCTCGCGGTGCCTCTGCTGATTACGCTGCTCGCGGTACTGGTGCGCTTTAACCTTGATAACGGCAACCTGGTGCTGGCGCGCGAGTTTCTGTTCAGTGTGAAGGCCGTTGATTTTACCCGTGAGGCGGTGCTCGCCGCGGTGAGCCACGCGCTGTTGACCTTCGGTTTGGGCCTCGGCGTTGGCATGGCCTACGGCGCTTACACGCCGCGGCGCATCCCGGTGCTGCGATCCATCCTCGCGGTGGCGATCTTTAATATAGCGATTGCGCTGCTGGCGGGGCTCGCCGTGTACCCGCTGATTCTGGCCAACAACCTGGTGCCTAATGGTGGGCCGGGGCTGCTGTTCATCAGCGCGCCCTATGCCTTTGGCAATATCCCTCACGGCGAGGGTTTCGGGGTCGCATTCTTTCTGCTCACCGTGATCACAGCGCTAGCGGCCGGCCTCGCGCTGTTGGAACCGGCAATCGGTACGCTGCGCCAGGCCTTGCGCGGCCAGCGTTGGGCGGCGGTGCTGGTGTGTGCTGGCGTGGTCTGGTTGCTGGCGGCGGCGATCACATCGTCATTAGCCGGGGAGGGGTGGTTTGGAAATCACAACCTGTTACTGGTATTTGACGAGCTGGCCACCGAAATCCTGATTCCTCTGGTATGTTTGCTCACCGTGCTGTTGGTGGGCTGGCGGTTGCACCCTGCGGTCTTGCGCGAGCAGTTGAGCCGCGAGTCGGATGCTATGTTCTCGCTCTGGCGGGGGCTGTTGCGGTATATTGCGCCGCTGGCCATTGTTGCCCTGGTTCTGGCACGGCTGCTGTAA
- a CDS encoding outer membrane protein assembly factor BamE, translating into MMPPQLTKWKFYPMRIALLVLTLTCLSACGAVGFPGVYRIDVEQGNIVTPDMVEQLEPGMSKRQVRFILGTPLVEDPFNNNRWDYTYRRSNGLDILSENQLTVVFENDVLVEVRGDASEDRAGA; encoded by the coding sequence ATGATGCCACCCCAGTTAACGAAGTGGAAGTTTTACCCGATGCGTATTGCCCTGTTAGTCCTCACCCTCACCTGCCTCAGCGCCTGCGGCGCCGTGGGTTTCCCAGGTGTGTATCGGATCGACGTTGAACAGGGCAATATCGTGACCCCGGACATGGTAGAGCAACTGGAGCCCGGCATGAGCAAGCGCCAGGTGCGCTTTATCCTCGGTACACCGCTGGTAGAAGACCCCTTCAACAACAACCGCTGGGACTACACCTACCGTCGCAGCAACGGCCTGGACATCCTGTCTGAGAACCAGCTGACCGTGGTTTTTGAAAATGATGTGTTGGTGGAAGTACGCGGCGATGCCTCCGAGGATCGCGCAGGGGCCTGA
- a CDS encoding diacylglycerol kinase: MTINVVTWGTGNVGQYAVRAVLNHPELELIGHIVSSENKAGKDVAELAGLGEPTGILATDDIDAALALGPDCVVYTAHSETRMMEAAEDQTRCLRAGINVVASSLFMLQCPRNPSIAFLADPLAAACEEGGVTCFNNGIDPGFANDTMPLVFTGLSEYWTSVRMQEVINYSTYEQEHTIREVMGFGYPTDHDCMLFQEGMLSLGWGGAVHSVAEGLGVTLDRVYEVHERLPLNEDVTNGMGLFEAGTTGAMRFEVRGVIDGRDAIVLEHVTRLTEDIAPDWPRGKGYRAIIEGEPRMEITMDMEDRNGDHAVAGVIQTATAIVNAIPAVVNHTPGLVAAMDLPKITGKGLYRPD, encoded by the coding sequence ATGACAATCAATGTGGTGACCTGGGGTACGGGTAACGTCGGCCAGTACGCAGTGCGAGCTGTGCTTAATCACCCTGAACTGGAGCTGATTGGGCATATTGTTTCCAGCGAAAACAAGGCGGGCAAGGATGTGGCCGAACTGGCGGGCCTCGGAGAGCCGACGGGTATCCTTGCCACCGATGACATCGACGCTGCACTGGCCCTGGGCCCTGACTGTGTCGTGTACACCGCGCATTCCGAAACCCGGATGATGGAAGCGGCTGAAGATCAGACGCGTTGCTTGCGGGCCGGGATCAATGTGGTTGCCAGTTCACTCTTCATGTTGCAGTGTCCGCGCAACCCCTCAATCGCATTTCTGGCGGACCCTCTGGCAGCCGCGTGCGAGGAGGGCGGTGTCACCTGTTTCAACAATGGTATCGATCCCGGCTTTGCGAATGACACCATGCCATTGGTCTTTACCGGGCTGTCCGAGTACTGGACCAGTGTGCGCATGCAGGAGGTTATCAATTACTCCACTTACGAACAGGAACACACCATTCGCGAAGTGATGGGCTTCGGCTATCCGACCGACCACGACTGTATGTTGTTCCAGGAAGGCATGTTGTCGCTGGGGTGGGGTGGGGCAGTGCACTCCGTCGCCGAGGGGCTGGGCGTGACGCTTGATCGGGTCTATGAAGTTCATGAGCGGCTCCCTCTGAATGAGGACGTGACGAACGGCATGGGCCTGTTCGAAGCGGGCACGACAGGCGCAATGCGCTTTGAGGTGCGTGGGGTGATTGACGGCCGCGACGCGATTGTCCTGGAGCATGTCACTCGCCTCACCGAAGACATCGCGCCCGACTGGCCCCGCGGTAAAGGTTACCGGGCCATTATTGAAGGTGAGCCACGCATGGAAATTACCATGGACATGGAGGATCGCAACGGCGACCACGCGGTGGCGGGTGTGATTCAAACCGCCACGGCCATCGTTAATGCCATTCCCGCGGTTGTCAATCACACGCCGGGCCTGGTTGCAGCGATGGATCTTCCCAAGATTACGGGTAAGGGCCTCTACCGTCCCGATTGA
- a CDS encoding type II toxin-antitoxin system RatA family toxin: MTNIQRSALLPYKPKQMFDLVNDIEAYPRYMEGCVGAEVLHRADDIVEARLDLAKGGIKQSFSTRNRVVDSRHIALELVDGPFNQFEGSWEFLPLGEKACKVSLELSFKVNNAVLGAAAAKLFDSVTINLVSAVEKRAKQLYG; this comes from the coding sequence ATGACTAATATCCAGCGTAGTGCGCTGCTGCCCTACAAGCCCAAACAGATGTTTGATCTCGTCAACGATATCGAAGCCTATCCGCGCTATATGGAAGGCTGCGTCGGTGCCGAGGTGCTGCACCGCGCTGACGATATCGTCGAAGCGCGGCTGGATCTGGCCAAGGGCGGCATCAAGCAGAGCTTCTCAACGCGCAACAGGGTGGTAGATTCGCGTCATATCGCGCTGGAGCTGGTCGACGGCCCTTTCAACCAGTTTGAGGGCAGTTGGGAATTCCTGCCCCTCGGTGAGAAAGCCTGTAAGGTAAGCCTTGAACTGAGTTTCAAAGTGAACAACGCGGTGCTGGGCGCTGCGGCAGCCAAGCTGTTTGATTCTGTAACGATTAATCTGGTGAGCGCAGTGGAAAAGCGCGCCAAGCAACTGTACGGGTGA
- a CDS encoding PEP/pyruvate-binding domain-containing protein, translated as MTTSKIITLDQITDDSCGGKAHGLAQLQSMGLRVPPAFVILAASADAPPADLSTHLNTLGTGPVAVRSSAQGEDGAEASFAGQYDTVLNVQGEDAVQAAIRQCVESAGDARAEAYQQRQTGNAGAVMNVVVQRMVNARYAGVVFTADPVSARRDHLVIDAVAGLGEALVSGEATPDHYVIDPDGVRVASHSAGDQLLLDATALEEIAADARRAEAVAGQPLDLEWAIDEAGVLYWLQARPITTLPADLGEFDTELPRPDDVLTISNVSEMMPGAVSPLTGSFTGWGIDYGLQDMQVKVGARAAIDPAWQVTAWGFGHLFLNLTGNVVMGAAVLGSSVEQTAQTLCGRVVPELKPLPPQPLWRRVINTGKLLHYCWRAPSVVQDFDAEMAAFQLASCATSREQWAEIEGKAWFFNHAMAVHIQSSALSGFTSAIVENMVARRSNQASLEEQAEAVRLLAGASEVESAMMLAELDELVAQVAEHPQAPTGFAQASIEDALSWLRSQPDLAEGLSTFLRDHGHRGYRELCVRDPSWGDDPATLVQSMQAAVSARLAGGVIKQASHAPIDEVGLSRGLRFVLPRAHNAIRRREHTKSHLVRAAHRFKLAFAQLGALLAEEGHLPDADLVYFFGMDELAAFVAAPGDARVAQAELRRKALPFQQKLSFPEISVGKPQPVEVAAAAAGDGALEGRPASTGVVEGTARVALTLADAASLQPGEILVTPITDIGWTPYFSMIAGLVTDLGSSVSHGAVIAREYGLPCVVNTRVGTRVLQTGDRVRLDGDSGLVTRL; from the coding sequence TTGACCACGTCCAAAATAATAACGCTCGATCAGATCACGGACGATTCATGCGGGGGTAAGGCTCACGGCCTGGCCCAACTGCAATCCATGGGCCTGCGAGTGCCGCCGGCCTTCGTTATTCTCGCTGCCAGTGCTGATGCGCCGCCGGCTGATCTATCCACGCACCTTAATACCCTGGGCACCGGTCCTGTTGCCGTGCGGTCGTCCGCTCAGGGTGAAGACGGCGCCGAGGCGTCCTTTGCCGGCCAGTACGATACTGTGCTGAACGTCCAGGGCGAAGACGCGGTGCAGGCTGCGATTCGTCAGTGCGTGGAATCTGCAGGTGATGCCCGGGCTGAAGCCTATCAGCAGCGCCAGACGGGCAACGCTGGTGCAGTCATGAATGTGGTTGTGCAGCGTATGGTCAACGCACGTTATGCCGGCGTGGTGTTTACCGCTGACCCGGTGAGTGCGCGCCGGGATCATCTTGTGATCGATGCGGTGGCTGGACTTGGCGAGGCACTGGTGAGCGGTGAAGCGACGCCGGATCATTATGTCATCGACCCTGACGGTGTTCGCGTCGCCAGTCACTCGGCGGGTGATCAATTGTTGCTGGACGCTACAGCCCTCGAGGAAATTGCAGCGGATGCCCGACGCGCCGAGGCAGTCGCGGGGCAGCCTCTGGACCTGGAGTGGGCGATCGATGAAGCAGGTGTGTTGTACTGGTTACAGGCCCGACCTATCACGACATTGCCAGCAGATTTGGGTGAATTCGATACTGAGCTCCCGCGGCCGGACGACGTGCTCACCATCTCCAATGTGAGCGAAATGATGCCCGGTGCCGTGAGCCCGCTCACCGGGTCATTTACCGGCTGGGGTATCGACTACGGCTTGCAGGACATGCAGGTGAAGGTCGGTGCGCGGGCTGCCATAGACCCGGCCTGGCAGGTCACTGCCTGGGGCTTCGGCCATCTCTTTTTGAACCTTACCGGTAACGTGGTGATGGGCGCGGCTGTGCTTGGTTCGAGTGTGGAACAGACGGCCCAGACATTGTGTGGCCGCGTGGTGCCCGAGCTCAAACCGCTGCCGCCACAGCCGCTGTGGCGCAGGGTCATCAATACCGGAAAGCTTTTGCACTACTGTTGGCGAGCGCCCAGTGTGGTGCAAGATTTTGATGCAGAGATGGCGGCATTCCAGTTGGCGTCGTGCGCCACCAGCCGTGAACAGTGGGCCGAGATCGAAGGCAAGGCGTGGTTCTTCAATCACGCTATGGCGGTTCATATTCAGAGCTCTGCGTTGTCTGGCTTCACGTCAGCCATTGTGGAAAACATGGTCGCCAGGCGTTCCAACCAGGCGAGCCTGGAGGAGCAGGCTGAGGCCGTGCGTTTGTTGGCGGGTGCCAGCGAAGTTGAGAGCGCGATGATGTTGGCAGAGCTGGATGAGCTGGTCGCGCAAGTGGCGGAGCATCCTCAAGCGCCCACTGGCTTTGCACAAGCTTCCATTGAGGACGCGCTCAGCTGGCTGCGCAGCCAACCGGATCTGGCTGAAGGGCTATCGACGTTTCTTCGCGACCATGGCCATCGTGGCTACCGTGAACTTTGTGTTCGCGATCCCTCCTGGGGCGATGACCCCGCCACGCTTGTGCAGAGCATGCAGGCTGCAGTGAGTGCCCGGCTCGCCGGGGGCGTTATCAAGCAGGCGTCGCACGCCCCGATCGACGAGGTCGGCCTTAGCCGCGGGCTGCGTTTTGTGCTGCCGCGCGCCCATAATGCTATTCGCCGGCGGGAGCACACCAAGTCACATCTGGTGCGAGCAGCGCACAGGTTCAAGCTGGCGTTTGCGCAACTGGGCGCATTGCTTGCAGAGGAAGGCCATCTGCCCGATGCAGACCTGGTCTACTTTTTTGGCATGGACGAACTGGCGGCATTTGTAGCCGCGCCAGGTGACGCACGCGTGGCGCAGGCAGAGCTGCGACGCAAGGCCTTGCCGTTTCAGCAGAAGTTATCGTTTCCTGAAATTTCAGTGGGCAAGCCGCAGCCTGTGGAAGTCGCCGCTGCAGCAGCGGGCGATGGTGCGCTGGAAGGGCGCCCCGCGTCGACAGGTGTCGTCGAGGGTACGGCGCGGGTGGCGCTAACCCTGGCGGATGCAGCGAGCCTGCAACCCGGAGAAATCCTGGTTACCCCTATCACTGATATCGGGTGGACGCCGTACTTCAGCATGATCGCAGGGCTTGTGACTGACCTTGGGAGTTCAGTGTCCCATGGTGCGGTGATTGCGCGCGAATATGGGCTGCCCTGCGTGGTGAATACACGTGTCGGCACGCGTGTTCTGCAAACCGGTGACCGGGTCCGCCTCGATGGGGATAGCGGCCTGGTGACCCGGCTCTAG